A section of the Paenibacillus odorifer genome encodes:
- a CDS encoding DUF1128 domain-containing protein, translating to MDLTKPSQENVEYMIEAIKNKLKMASAAAMQASAFSVDHYEDIYDVYEVAMGSDRLSISQVEALVSELGRLRHK from the coding sequence ATGGATTTAACAAAGCCTAGTCAGGAAAATGTTGAGTATATGATCGAGGCTATCAAAAACAAATTAAAAATGGCCAGTGCTGCGGCGATGCAAGCCTCCGCTTTTTCAGTAGATCATTATGAAGATATCTATGATGTATATGAGGTAGCCATGGGCAGCGACAGACTGAGTATTTCTCAGGTGGAAGCACTCGTCTCCGAACTCGGCCGTCTACGTCATAAATAA
- a CDS encoding sugar ABC transporter permease, with protein MRKKTGTALLSAIIPGLGQFYNRQWLKGLVFLLVGSAGIYYIANDLMGHLHGLITLGEFPSRMVKVGKLTRMVEGDHSIFMMINGLMALLALLFYTAFHLLNIRDAFLVGAARDRKEPIHSFAESLRAMGRRNFAYLVLAIPFVAVVFLTILPLVFSVLLAFTNYADPILPPAHLVDWVGFGNFNKMLSLDVWSSTFGGVLTWTLIWAVIATATTYIGGVLIAVLIHQPRVRCKKLWRTLLIVPFAIPNMISLLVMRNMFNNQFGPINSYLRALGLEGVAWLTNPFWAKVTVILANMWIGIPVTMILAFGVLTTIPKDMYEAAEVDGAGSFYKFRMITLPMVLFATAPILIMQFAGNINSFNVIYLMTNGEPVNPNYQYAGHTDLLVTWLYKLALNQSQYSFASVIGIVIFLMVATFSIWSYRRTRSFKEEDMIA; from the coding sequence ATGAGGAAAAAAACAGGCACAGCGCTACTCTCGGCTATTATTCCGGGACTGGGCCAGTTCTACAACCGGCAGTGGCTGAAAGGATTGGTATTCCTGCTGGTGGGGTCTGCTGGAATTTACTATATTGCTAATGATCTGATGGGACATTTGCATGGCTTAATTACGCTTGGGGAATTTCCAAGCCGTATGGTCAAGGTAGGCAAATTAACCCGGATGGTGGAAGGCGACCACTCCATTTTTATGATGATCAATGGTCTAATGGCATTGCTGGCGCTGCTCTTTTATACAGCTTTTCATTTATTGAACATCAGAGATGCATTCCTAGTTGGAGCTGCACGGGACCGGAAAGAGCCCATTCATTCATTCGCTGAATCGCTCAGAGCTATGGGGCGGAGGAATTTTGCCTATCTTGTCCTCGCGATTCCCTTTGTGGCCGTGGTTTTTCTGACGATATTACCACTTGTTTTTTCGGTGCTACTGGCGTTTACGAACTATGCCGACCCGATTTTACCGCCAGCACATCTGGTAGACTGGGTGGGTTTCGGTAATTTTAATAAAATGCTTAGTCTGGATGTCTGGAGTTCCACCTTCGGTGGAGTGCTGACTTGGACCTTGATCTGGGCGGTTATTGCTACTGCGACGACTTACATTGGAGGTGTGCTCATTGCAGTACTTATTCACCAGCCCCGTGTCCGCTGCAAAAAGCTTTGGCGCACACTTCTGATCGTTCCGTTCGCTATTCCCAATATGATTTCTCTGCTCGTCATGCGCAATATGTTCAATAATCAATTTGGACCGATCAATAGTTATTTAAGAGCCTTGGGATTGGAGGGGGTGGCCTGGCTAACCAATCCTTTCTGGGCTAAGGTCACTGTAATTCTGGCTAATATGTGGATCGGTATTCCGGTGACCATGATTCTGGCCTTCGGGGTGCTGACAACAATTCCGAAGGATATGTATGAAGCGGCAGAAGTAGACGGTGCTGGGTCATTTTATAAATTCCGCATGATTACGCTGCCCATGGTATTGTTCGCAACCGCACCTATCCTGATTATGCAGTTTGCCGGCAACATTAACAGCTTTAATGTCATTTATCTAATGACTAACGGAGAACCGGTTAATCCCAACTACCAGTACGCGGGCCACACTGACTTGCTGGTGACTTGGCTTTATAAACTGGCGCTGAACCAGTCGCAGTATAGCTTTGCTTCTGTCATCGGGATTGTCATCTTCCTGATGGTCGCGACATTCTCCATCTGGAGCTACCGGCGGACGCGATCCTTTAAAGAGGAGGATATGATTGCATGA
- a CDS encoding sugar ABC transporter permease translates to MKLRLTEALKTFGSHLLLIVLSFISLFPAFWIIMSSFKTGNSLFSDSLIPKNFTFVHYKELFEQTKYLLWFMNTLKIAALSTLLGTFLLLLTSYAISRYRFTGRKTTLTALLVLQMFPGFMAMIAVYVLLNTLGLLNSHWALVLVYSSGAIITNVFVAKGFFDTIPKSLEDAARMDGASHMKVFLSIMIPLSKPMLTYASLMIFNGCFVDFIFADLVLRTEDTRTLAVGLYRMVNQSNSTEFTLFAAGAVLVALPVTLLFIFLQRFLVDGLTAGASKG, encoded by the coding sequence ATGAAGCTAAGACTGACGGAAGCGTTAAAAACGTTTGGAAGCCATTTATTGCTGATTGTGCTCAGTTTTATTAGTCTTTTCCCAGCCTTCTGGATTATTATGTCTTCGTTCAAAACAGGAAACAGTTTGTTCAGTGACTCATTGATTCCTAAGAATTTTACCTTTGTTCATTACAAGGAACTGTTTGAGCAAACTAAATATTTGTTATGGTTCATGAATACGCTAAAGATTGCGGCGTTGTCTACGCTGCTCGGCACCTTTTTGCTGCTGCTGACTTCGTACGCCATTTCTCGTTATCGATTTACGGGCAGAAAAACTACACTAACCGCGCTCCTAGTTCTGCAGATGTTTCCGGGATTTATGGCTATGATTGCAGTTTACGTGCTGCTGAACACACTTGGGCTACTGAATTCTCATTGGGCACTTGTGCTCGTATACAGCAGCGGCGCTATTATCACGAATGTTTTTGTGGCTAAAGGTTTTTTTGATACGATTCCTAAAAGCTTGGAAGATGCTGCGCGAATGGATGGGGCGAGCCATATGAAAGTATTCCTTTCTATCATGATCCCGTTATCTAAGCCGATGCTCACCTATGCCAGCCTTATGATTTTCAACGGCTGCTTTGTGGATTTTATATTCGCCGACCTTGTATTGCGCACGGAGGATACAAGAACGCTCGCCGTTGGGCTTTACCGGATGGTGAACCAGAGCAACTCAACCGAGTTTACGTTGTTCGCTGCCGGAGCGGTATTGGTCGCTCTCCCAGTCACGCTGCTGTTCATTTTCCTACAGCGTTTCTTGGTGGATGGCCTGACCGCAGGTGCAAGCAAAGGATAA
- a CDS encoding DUF6483 family protein codes for MFRRDYIVRMIEDMTAMVAKVLTLKQERKTTEALWEIDELLNRHFPLNSRLLNSLSVEDIIDMFRFGGVVESDKLQGLAKLLKEEGSIYAANGDKDAALFRSMRALHLYLYADLHGADRELLHMTQEMDELLQDVQAYRLPAKTERLLMEYMESVGRYSKAEDSLYRLWEQGENVVIEGDKLYNRLLLKSSAELEQGTLPLEEVEQGLKEWGRITAIRKESGT; via the coding sequence ATGTTTCGAAGAGACTATATTGTCCGGATGATCGAAGATATGACGGCGATGGTTGCCAAGGTACTTACTCTAAAGCAGGAACGGAAGACGACAGAAGCTTTATGGGAAATCGATGAGCTGTTGAACCGGCATTTTCCGCTGAATTCACGTCTTTTAAATTCACTATCTGTAGAAGATATCATAGATATGTTTCGTTTTGGCGGTGTGGTTGAGTCCGATAAGCTTCAAGGTCTGGCCAAACTGCTGAAGGAAGAAGGCAGTATTTATGCCGCAAATGGCGATAAGGATGCAGCATTATTTAGAAGTATGAGAGCCTTACATTTATATTTGTACGCGGATCTTCACGGTGCAGACCGGGAGCTGCTGCATATGACTCAGGAAATGGATGAACTCTTGCAGGATGTGCAGGCCTATCGGCTCCCGGCTAAAACGGAGCGGCTACTGATGGAGTATATGGAGTCGGTAGGGCGATATAGTAAAGCGGAGGACAGCCTCTACCGGCTGTGGGAGCAGGGAGAAAATGTTGTAATAGAAGGGGATAAGCTATACAATCGACTGCTGCTCAAGTCATCTGCAGAATTGGAACAAGGTACTCTTCCTCTGGAGGAAGTAGAGCAGGGGTTAAAAGAGTGGGGCAGGATAACAGCGATACGAAAGGAATCAGGAACCTGA
- a CDS encoding PhzF family phenazine biosynthesis protein, with translation MNIPLYIIDAFAEQAYSGNPAAVCLLEHPVDEGYMQKTAAEMNLSETAFLWPEEDGYRLRWFTPKVEVKLCGHGTLASAHVLWERGLLAPDMEARFYTRSGLLRASRSGDLISLYFPPYQLQPSPVISGLAAALGIAEANVVETMRYADNVLVRLDQEARVRELSPDFGALSGLEGRGFAVTAESSIEGIDCVSRFFAPKVGVNEDPVTGSAHTALAPFWADRLNRTQLTAYQASKRGGLLQLEVSKDQIKMSGRALTIVSGELHVKPC, from the coding sequence ATGAATATCCCTTTATATATTATCGATGCTTTTGCAGAACAGGCTTATTCAGGCAACCCTGCGGCGGTATGTTTACTGGAGCATCCCGTCGATGAAGGTTATATGCAGAAGACAGCAGCGGAAATGAACTTGTCAGAGACAGCTTTTCTCTGGCCAGAGGAAGATGGATATCGCCTGCGCTGGTTTACACCTAAAGTTGAGGTCAAGCTATGTGGTCATGGGACTCTAGCAAGTGCACATGTATTATGGGAGAGGGGACTGCTAGCTCCTGATATGGAAGCAAGGTTCTATACACGCAGTGGGTTGCTCAGAGCTTCTCGTTCAGGAGATTTGATCTCACTGTACTTCCCGCCTTATCAGCTTCAACCCTCTCCTGTAATTTCAGGTCTCGCAGCAGCGCTTGGTATTGCAGAAGCGAATGTGGTGGAAACTATGCGATATGCTGACAATGTGCTTGTACGACTGGATCAGGAAGCACGGGTTCGCGAACTCAGCCCTGACTTCGGAGCTTTATCCGGGCTTGAAGGGAGAGGCTTCGCGGTTACCGCAGAAAGCTCTATCGAAGGTATTGATTGTGTATCACGTTTTTTTGCGCCGAAGGTAGGAGTGAATGAGGATCCGGTAACAGGCTCAGCGCATACTGCACTGGCACCTTTTTGGGCGGATAGACTCAATCGTACGCAGTTGACCGCTTATCAAGCTTCGAAACGTGGAGGTTTGCTTCAGTTAGAGGTAAGTAAAGACCAGATTAAGATGTCTGGGCGAGCATTAACTATAGTTAGTGGAGAGCTGCATGTTAAGCCCTGCTAG
- a CDS encoding asparaginase, whose translation METVLVREYRADLLECVHSGHIAIVGENGNLMGYAGDPEFVSFTRSAAKPLQAIPGVRGGIVEHYGFTPAEVALMTASHRGESYHVAALESISSKIGIDEQQMICATSYPLDYSSRENAIRGAGKRKFYHNCAGKHMGILSYSKLKGLPLEEYSQPEQTVQREIIDTIAYMAGVAPDSIGLGTDGCGLPVFALPLTALATAYLKLANPDLIADGATRKAVTTITTAMNAYPEMVSGSGRLDSILLEDDNIIAKGGFKGVYCFGLRRERLGIAFKILDGSEEEWGLIVQGILNQIGYSQKNTLEKLRNAFSGVIYNDGGTRVGHADTEFKLNFIK comes from the coding sequence TTGGAAACCGTATTAGTACGAGAGTATCGGGCGGATTTGCTGGAATGTGTCCATAGTGGGCATATTGCCATCGTAGGAGAGAATGGAAATTTAATGGGGTATGCAGGTGATCCGGAATTTGTATCGTTCACCCGTTCAGCTGCTAAACCCCTTCAGGCTATTCCAGGCGTACGTGGGGGGATCGTGGAGCATTACGGCTTTACTCCCGCAGAGGTTGCCCTGATGACCGCCTCTCATCGGGGAGAGAGCTACCATGTAGCTGCGCTAGAGAGCATATCCTCCAAGATTGGCATCGATGAGCAACAAATGATCTGTGCAACGAGTTACCCGCTGGATTATTCCAGCAGGGAGAACGCCATTCGTGGTGCGGGCAAAAGAAAGTTCTATCATAACTGTGCGGGCAAGCACATGGGTATCTTATCTTACAGTAAGCTCAAAGGTTTGCCGCTTGAAGAATACTCACAGCCGGAGCAAACGGTGCAGCGTGAGATTATTGACACCATTGCTTATATGGCTGGTGTGGCCCCAGACAGTATCGGTTTAGGTACGGACGGATGCGGGCTGCCGGTGTTTGCTCTGCCTCTGACCGCCTTGGCGACAGCCTATTTGAAATTAGCCAATCCGGATTTGATTGCAGATGGAGCTACTCGCAAAGCGGTTACTACTATTACAACGGCAATGAATGCTTATCCAGAGATGGTTTCTGGATCTGGTCGCCTTGATTCTATTCTTTTGGAAGATGATAATATTATTGCTAAAGGTGGATTTAAGGGTGTGTATTGCTTCGGTTTACGCCGTGAGCGACTGGGGATTGCCTTCAAGATTCTGGATGGGTCGGAAGAAGAGTGGGGACTTATTGTACAGGGAATTTTAAACCAAATTGGTTATAGTCAGAAAAATACCTTGGAAAAGCTGCGCAATGCATTTTCAGGCGTGATTTACAATGACGGGGGTACACGAGTAGGCCATGCGGATACCGAGTTCAAGCTTAATTTCATAAAGTAG
- the yyaC gene encoding spore protease YyaC: MAIREQGSGKRIKMDDAGLVSFFMEIAALHPAEEVTFLCIGTDRSTGDALGPLTGSKLVEHGFRHVIGTLPSPCDADNLVARVAEIPSGHIVVAVDACLGPPIALGYYFVSSEPLLPAQSVGANLPAVGHYSLAAVVDMNGPKPYRTLQTTPLHRVMVMAEHIAIAAAKGFGLQ, from the coding sequence TTGGCAATCAGAGAACAGGGAAGCGGAAAACGCATTAAAATGGACGATGCTGGACTGGTGTCCTTTTTCATGGAAATAGCTGCTCTGCATCCCGCCGAGGAAGTCACGTTTCTTTGTATCGGAACAGATCGATCTACAGGAGATGCACTCGGTCCGTTGACGGGCAGCAAACTTGTGGAACATGGCTTCCGACATGTAATCGGTACGTTGCCTTCTCCTTGCGATGCAGATAATTTGGTGGCCAGAGTGGCTGAGATTCCCTCCGGGCATATTGTAGTTGCGGTAGATGCTTGTCTGGGCCCTCCGATCGCGCTTGGATATTACTTCGTTTCGAGTGAGCCACTGCTGCCTGCACAATCGGTGGGGGCAAATCTTCCAGCCGTAGGTCACTATAGTTTGGCGGCCGTTGTAGATATGAATGGCCCGAAACCTTATCGGACGCTGCAGACTACTCCACTGCATAGAGTGATGGTTATGGCAGAACATATCGCTATAGCGGCAGCAAAAGGATTCGGACTCCAGTAG
- a CDS encoding glycoside hydrolase family 13 protein — translation MSMIQPEAVYHRMGQNWSYAYDESTLHIRLRTKRDNVSQIDLFCGDKFGWDKTHEVIPMQRLASDGLFDYWQASVRPVYRRLAYYFALYNKDEVLYFLEKGFYPEPPAVVYEGLFDFPFLNREDVHSPPSWVKDAVFYQIFPERFANGDPTNDPTDVLEWGGTPSPRNFFGGDLQGVLDHLDYLCELGINAIYFNPLFAATTNHKYDTEDYYLVDPHFGSNTLLKEFVDSCHSKGIRVILDGVFNHCGHTFPPFVDLLANGQSSRYADWFHVREWPPQVIDGIPTYDTFAFEPIMPKFNTENPEVIEYLLNAGRYWIEEIGIDGWRLDVANEVSHSFWRQFRSTIKSVNPEAYLVGEIMHDSLPWLLGDQFDAVMNYPLTNIQINFFAHGQINAAQFSQSVATMLANYPQQITEAAFNLLDSHDTVRFLTLCGGDIRKLKLAVLFQMTFQGAPCIYYGDEIGMDGGYDPDNRKCMEWDSQKQNQELLEYYRWTISLRKSHPAFRSSGFKALEIPGYPKLLVYERWDKQNRFIIVLNNEDVMADVIIPVTGADMIWVNLKTQKRTESSTSQLHLNLPEFGYAVLQAVND, via the coding sequence ATGAGTATGATTCAACCGGAAGCCGTTTATCACCGTATGGGACAAAATTGGTCATATGCCTACGATGAGTCTACACTTCATATTCGCCTAAGAACTAAGCGGGACAACGTATCACAGATCGACCTTTTCTGTGGAGATAAATTTGGCTGGGACAAAACGCATGAGGTCATTCCAATGCAGCGCCTCGCTTCTGACGGCTTGTTCGATTACTGGCAAGCCTCAGTCCGTCCTGTTTACCGCAGACTCGCGTATTACTTTGCGCTTTATAACAAAGACGAAGTCCTTTATTTTTTGGAAAAAGGATTTTATCCAGAGCCACCTGCTGTTGTATATGAGGGTCTGTTCGACTTTCCATTTTTGAATCGTGAAGATGTGCACTCCCCTCCATCTTGGGTGAAAGATGCAGTATTTTATCAAATATTCCCGGAGCGTTTCGCGAATGGTGATCCCACCAACGATCCGACAGATGTACTCGAATGGGGCGGCACACCGAGTCCTCGGAATTTCTTCGGAGGAGACTTGCAGGGTGTACTAGATCATTTGGATTATCTCTGTGAATTGGGCATCAATGCTATATATTTTAATCCTCTATTTGCGGCAACCACCAATCATAAATACGATACAGAAGATTATTACTTGGTCGATCCTCATTTTGGCAGCAACACATTGCTGAAAGAGTTTGTGGACTCCTGTCATTCCAAAGGCATCCGTGTCATCCTGGACGGTGTCTTTAATCATTGCGGCCATACCTTCCCGCCATTTGTTGATCTGCTCGCGAACGGGCAATCTTCGCGTTATGCCGATTGGTTCCATGTACGCGAGTGGCCGCCACAGGTCATCGACGGAATTCCCACCTATGACACATTTGCATTCGAGCCTATCATGCCTAAATTCAACACTGAGAATCCTGAAGTCATAGAATATCTACTGAATGCAGGCCGCTATTGGATCGAGGAAATCGGTATAGACGGCTGGCGGCTTGATGTCGCAAATGAAGTCTCCCATTCGTTCTGGCGGCAATTCCGCAGTACGATCAAAAGCGTTAATCCAGAGGCCTATCTCGTAGGAGAAATCATGCATGATTCCTTGCCGTGGCTGCTTGGCGATCAGTTTGACGCCGTTATGAATTACCCGCTAACGAATATTCAAATTAATTTTTTCGCCCACGGACAGATCAATGCTGCACAATTCTCTCAGTCGGTTGCTACTATGCTAGCGAATTATCCGCAACAAATTACGGAAGCCGCCTTTAATCTGCTAGACAGCCATGATACAGTTCGTTTCCTGACACTTTGTGGCGGTGACATCAGGAAGTTAAAGCTGGCCGTTTTGTTCCAGATGACCTTTCAGGGAGCACCCTGTATTTATTATGGCGATGAAATCGGCATGGATGGCGGATACGACCCGGACAACCGAAAATGCATGGAGTGGGACTCCCAGAAACAGAATCAAGAATTGCTCGAATACTATCGCTGGACGATCAGCCTTCGTAAATCTCATCCCGCATTCCGGAGCAGTGGATTTAAAGCGCTGGAGATTCCGGGTTATCCAAAGCTGCTTGTATATGAGCGGTGGGACAAACAAAACCGATTCATAATCGTATTGAATAATGAAGATGTTATGGCCGATGTCATCATTCCTGTAACCGGGGCAGACATGATATGGGTAAACCTAAAGACGCAGAAGCGGACTGAATCCTCCACATCCCAGCTGCATCTGAATCTGCCTGAATTCGGCTATGCGGTACTCCAAGCCGTTAATGATTAA
- a CDS encoding alpha/beta fold hydrolase has protein sequence MERVRCDGSNICYSDQGKGEVIVLLHGFCGSAEYWEQVIPVLSSGYRVIAPDLRGHGASEAPLGPYSIEQMADDVLGLLDSLEIAECIMLGHSLGGYITLSFAQRYASRLKGFGLIHSTAYPDSEEAKEKRLKSVSAIQNEGITPFVDSFVPGLFAEATPSASPQLLERAKEIGYKTPPQGAAGAALAMRERPDRRDVITATTLPVLLVAGEQDGLIPAERTFTADKPNVTQATISGAGHMSLFEAPERLAEIIKDFVQASVLDNSRV, from the coding sequence ATGGAAAGAGTTCGTTGTGACGGAAGCAATATATGCTACAGTGATCAGGGGAAAGGCGAAGTTATTGTATTGCTGCATGGCTTTTGTGGAAGCGCTGAATATTGGGAACAAGTCATTCCTGTCTTAAGCAGCGGCTACCGAGTGATTGCTCCCGATTTACGTGGTCACGGAGCTTCGGAAGCTCCACTAGGACCTTATAGTATTGAACAAATGGCAGATGATGTTCTGGGTCTGTTAGATTCGCTGGAGATTGCTGAATGCATCATGCTTGGTCATTCGCTTGGCGGATATATTACGCTATCGTTTGCTCAGCGTTATGCTTCTCGATTGAAAGGCTTTGGATTAATTCATTCTACTGCTTATCCAGATAGTGAAGAAGCTAAGGAAAAACGACTGAAGAGTGTCAGCGCGATTCAAAATGAAGGGATTACTCCTTTCGTAGACAGCTTCGTACCAGGCTTGTTTGCTGAAGCAACCCCTTCTGCATCCCCACAGCTGCTGGAGCGCGCTAAAGAAATCGGCTACAAAACGCCTCCACAAGGAGCGGCAGGAGCTGCACTGGCGATGCGTGAGCGTCCAGATCGACGGGATGTAATTACGGCCACTACGTTGCCGGTATTGCTTGTTGCTGGCGAGCAGGATGGATTGATTCCTGCTGAACGAACCTTTACTGCGGATAAGCCAAATGTAACGCAAGCAACGATATCGGGTGCAGGCCACATGAGTCTTTTTGAAGCTCCTGAACGGTTAGCCGAGATCATTAAGGATTTTGTCCAGGCTTCCGTTTTAGATAATAGCCGCGTATAA
- a CDS encoding maltose ABC transporter substrate-binding protein, with amino-acid sequence MKKSKRSKMQAVTFSLVLCLLLTLTVTACGSGNGNFASKPNSSPNSAVNEPGGTTNETNTEEKTTDEEMKPEAGAKLMVWEAKEQLEYMKQVAADFEKEYGVPVTVEEMAGGDQGARLATDGPSKLAADVLTLPHDQIGQAVKAGLLLPNDVFEEETKSTMVATAVQASSYDGILYGYPKSVETYALFYNKDLIPDAPKTWDDVIAFADTYNNPKENKFAIMWEFVGYYSYPFIGSFGGYIYGDNNTNFKDIGLNNEGTIKGFTFLQSLKKILPLNAGDITYDVKTQLFQEGKLAMNIDGPWSIAAFKENVNLGVAPLPKGPDGQDSLSFSGVKSYYVNSYTEYPVAGRLFAHFASNKENQLKNFEMTGAIPASIEAGEAPEIKDDPIIGGFFEQFQNSVPMPSVSEIKSVWEPLKAAFVSLWNDSNLDVKQTLDQTVTTIQADLESK; translated from the coding sequence ATGAAGAAGAGTAAACGTTCCAAAATGCAAGCGGTAACATTTAGTTTAGTCCTATGCCTGCTGTTAACTTTGACGGTCACCGCATGCGGTTCTGGCAATGGGAACTTCGCATCAAAGCCGAATTCGAGTCCGAATTCCGCAGTGAACGAGCCGGGGGGAACCACAAATGAGACAAATACCGAAGAGAAAACCACTGATGAGGAAATGAAGCCAGAAGCAGGGGCCAAACTTATGGTCTGGGAAGCCAAGGAGCAGCTTGAATACATGAAGCAGGTAGCTGCTGATTTCGAAAAAGAATATGGTGTTCCCGTCACGGTTGAGGAAATGGCGGGTGGCGATCAAGGCGCAAGACTGGCGACGGATGGTCCGTCTAAACTTGCTGCAGATGTGTTGACTCTGCCCCATGACCAGATCGGGCAAGCCGTAAAAGCAGGGCTGCTTTTGCCAAACGATGTTTTTGAGGAAGAAACCAAATCAACGATGGTGGCAACAGCCGTTCAGGCATCGTCTTATGATGGCATTCTTTACGGTTATCCTAAATCGGTGGAAACCTATGCGCTGTTCTACAACAAGGACCTGATTCCTGACGCTCCTAAAACGTGGGATGATGTGATTGCTTTTGCAGATACGTACAACAATCCGAAGGAAAACAAATTCGCAATCATGTGGGAATTCGTCGGATATTACAGCTATCCGTTTATTGGCAGCTTCGGCGGATATATTTACGGAGACAACAATACGAATTTCAAGGATATTGGATTGAACAATGAGGGCACTATCAAAGGATTTACGTTTCTGCAGAGCCTCAAAAAAATTCTGCCTTTGAATGCAGGAGATATCACTTATGACGTGAAAACCCAATTATTCCAAGAAGGTAAGCTGGCGATGAATATCGATGGGCCATGGTCCATAGCGGCGTTTAAGGAAAATGTTAACCTGGGTGTGGCTCCTCTTCCAAAGGGACCTGACGGTCAAGACAGTCTTTCTTTCTCCGGTGTCAAATCGTATTATGTTAACTCATATACGGAATATCCGGTCGCAGGCCGTTTGTTCGCACATTTTGCAAGCAACAAGGAGAATCAGCTTAAGAACTTTGAGATGACGGGAGCGATTCCTGCGAGTATAGAAGCTGGAGAAGCCCCGGAAATCAAAGATGACCCTATTATTGGCGGATTCTTCGAGCAATTCCAAAATTCCGTTCCAATGCCTTCCGTTTCAGAAATTAAATCGGTCTGGGAACCCCTAAAAGCAGCGTTTGTGTCCCTGTGGAACGACTCAAATCTTGATGTTAAACAGACGCTGGATCAGACTGTAACCACGATTCAGGCCGATCTGGAGTCGAAGTAA
- a CDS encoding class I SAM-dependent methyltransferase, translating into MCVVESLTALIEQLINDRTLITATLSQVRYKGENCTKVQVKPVELKGKLHYQFASYIGTKVEHRNVPAELAAEEISLLFRETYRQGLLCTVEADYQVLISKKFKVSILTKSPSKKEEPDLAHNRRKRYVLEDGEPVPFLVELGIMNKEGKVLAKRYDKFRQINRFLEMVEDVLADLPTGRPLTIVDFGCGKSYLTFALYHYLTVRKKRELNIIGLDLKADVIEHCNELAAKIGYDHLKFFVGDIAEYNELEQVDMVITLHACDTATDAALEKAVRWGASVILSVPCCQHELFAQIENEVMSPMLSHGILKERFSALATDAIRAKLLDMMGYSSQLLEFIDLENTPKNILIRAVKSSTGDNSVKWREYTAFRDFLGAKPYLERVCADLLPTGSSVEG; encoded by the coding sequence ATGTGCGTTGTGGAATCTTTAACAGCTCTAATTGAACAACTAATTAACGACCGTACTTTGATTACAGCTACCCTAAGTCAAGTGCGTTATAAAGGCGAAAATTGTACCAAGGTGCAGGTTAAACCTGTTGAACTAAAGGGTAAGCTGCATTATCAGTTTGCGTCCTATATTGGTACAAAGGTAGAACATCGCAACGTACCCGCAGAATTGGCGGCGGAAGAGATATCTCTTTTATTTAGAGAAACATATCGGCAAGGCTTGTTGTGTACAGTAGAAGCCGATTATCAGGTGCTTATTAGCAAAAAATTCAAAGTATCAATCCTAACTAAGTCTCCAAGTAAAAAAGAAGAGCCGGATCTAGCTCACAACCGCCGCAAACGTTATGTGCTGGAGGATGGAGAGCCTGTGCCATTTCTGGTGGAGCTTGGCATCATGAACAAAGAAGGCAAAGTGCTGGCCAAAAGATATGATAAATTTCGGCAGATCAATCGTTTTCTGGAGATGGTAGAGGACGTGCTTGCCGATCTGCCAACCGGCCGACCCTTGACGATTGTGGATTTTGGTTGTGGAAAATCATATTTGACCTTTGCACTGTATCACTATCTGACCGTTCGCAAGAAGCGGGAGCTTAATATCATTGGATTAGATTTAAAAGCAGATGTGATTGAGCATTGTAACGAACTTGCTGCCAAAATCGGTTATGATCACTTGAAGTTCTTCGTGGGTGACATTGCTGAGTACAATGAGCTGGAGCAAGTAGACATGGTGATCACACTTCATGCTTGCGACACAGCTACCGATGCTGCCCTTGAAAAAGCAGTACGTTGGGGAGCGTCTGTAATTTTATCTGTGCCTTGCTGCCAGCATGAATTATTCGCACAAATCGAAAATGAAGTAATGAGCCCTATGCTTTCGCATGGCATACTGAAAGAGCGTTTTTCTGCCTTGGCTACAGATGCCATTCGCGCCAAATTGCTCGACATGATGGGCTATAGCAGCCAGCTGCTGGAATTCATCGATCTGGAGAATACGCCGAAGAACATTTTGATTCGTGCCGTTAAGAGTTCAACCGGGGACAACTCCGTCAAATGGCGCGAATACACCGCATTCCGCGATTTTCTGGGAGCAAAACCATACCTCGAACGCGTATGCGCTGATCTGCTTCCCACTGGGAGTTCGGTAGAAGGGTAG